A stretch of the Desulforegula conservatrix Mb1Pa genome encodes the following:
- the yidD gene encoding membrane protein insertion efficiency factor YidD yields MLIKNAAVLLIRAYQYFISPLLGPACRFYPNCSEYAAEAITRYGFIKGAWLAVKRICRCNPFHPGGFDPVP; encoded by the coding sequence ATGCTGATTAAGAATGCGGCCGTCCTTTTGATACGCGCCTATCAGTACTTTATTTCACCGCTTCTTGGGCCTGCATGCAGGTTTTATCCCAACTGTTCAGAGTACGCAGCTGAAGCCATCACCCGTTATGGCTTCATAAAGGGAGCCTGGCTGGCCGTAAAGCGCATTTGCAGATGCAATCCGTTTCATCCAGGAGGATTTGATCCTGTACCATGA
- a CDS encoding thioredoxin family protein, whose product MKKVFYIIMTFICFTMAASPSICQENGSSANGQTKIEAPPKSEASQKNDDAKGKTQKQDLVAWMKYDEGMKKAQEKDLPVYVEFYATWCPPCKMMAQTTFQDKEVVSLLNDGFVSIKVDIDQEKELALRYGARSIPHHIVMNSKGDVLKVLRGAMPADIFLANLKEAVK is encoded by the coding sequence ATGAAAAAAGTTTTCTATATTATCATGACCTTCATCTGTTTCACAATGGCGGCTTCACCATCAATATGCCAGGAAAACGGTAGTTCTGCAAATGGTCAGACTAAAATTGAGGCGCCCCCAAAATCAGAGGCTTCACAAAAAAACGACGATGCCAAAGGGAAAACTCAAAAACAGGATCTTGTCGCATGGATGAAATATGACGAAGGCATGAAAAAGGCCCAGGAAAAAGATCTGCCGGTTTATGTCGAATTCTACGCGACCTGGTGCCCTCCCTGCAAGATGATGGCCCAGACTACCTTCCAGGATAAAGAAGTTGTCAGCCTTCTGAATGACGGATTTGTTTCCATAAAGGTTGATATTGATCAGGAAAAGGAACTGGCACTCAGATACGGCGCAAGGTCCATACCGCACCATATAGTCATGAATTCAAAAGGTGATGTTTTAAAGGTTCTCAGAGGAGCAATGCCTGCGGATATCTTCCTTGCCAACCTGAAAGAAGCGGTAAAATAA
- a CDS encoding Rne/Rng family ribonuclease produces the protein MKELIINVIESETRVALVENGTIAELFIERGDESNIAGNIYKGRVQRVLPGMQAAFVDIGLRQAAFLYVDDVLGAPRSNFDDQGEEVLSFDEEAAKCAKTKECRIEDLLLEGQEIMVQVAKSPIETKGARVTTHISLPGRFLVLMPTVDHIGISRRIEDDDERSRLREMIISMREKNLGYIFRTAAEAINEEIMAREMGFLNSIWDKIQKKYSKAPAPSLLHMDLTVTLRAVRDLLTHEADRVVVDSMAGYDLIDSFLKKIVPGHSIQLEYYDGKEPIFEAYNLEGDISRAMKRKVWLKSGGYIIIEHTEALVAIDVNTGRYVGKQNFEETVLKTNLEAVKEIAYQVRLRNLGGIIIVDFIDMESLVNREKVYAAVKDAMKNDKNKTNILPMSDMGIIQMTRKRVRKSLNRMLREPCSYCDGSGYHLSRQTICYKIYRDVIKHSGDFRGKKFTVRVHPDVAEMLHGEEREVVSNLERKLGLKVEIYPEKVFHIENYEIIESMLE, from the coding sequence ATGAAAGAACTCATCATAAATGTCATTGAGTCCGAGACCAGGGTCGCTCTGGTTGAAAACGGGACAATCGCGGAGCTCTTCATAGAGCGTGGCGATGAATCCAATATTGCCGGGAATATCTACAAAGGCAGGGTGCAGAGGGTTCTTCCCGGAATGCAGGCTGCGTTTGTAGATATTGGACTAAGGCAGGCCGCTTTTCTTTACGTTGATGATGTGCTTGGAGCTCCGAGGTCGAATTTTGATGACCAGGGTGAAGAAGTACTGTCGTTTGATGAGGAAGCAGCAAAATGCGCAAAAACAAAGGAATGCAGGATTGAAGATCTTCTTTTGGAAGGTCAGGAAATCATGGTTCAGGTCGCAAAGTCGCCTATAGAAACCAAGGGAGCAAGGGTTACGACCCATATTTCTCTTCCTGGCCGATTTCTTGTTCTTATGCCTACAGTTGATCATATAGGTATTTCAAGACGCATTGAGGACGATGATGAAAGGTCAAGACTCAGGGAGATGATAATCTCAATGAGGGAAAAGAATCTTGGCTATATTTTCAGAACAGCCGCCGAAGCAATTAACGAAGAAATCATGGCAAGGGAGATGGGGTTCCTGAATTCCATATGGGACAAGATTCAGAAAAAATACAGCAAGGCTCCGGCTCCTTCTCTTCTTCACATGGATCTTACTGTAACGCTCCGGGCCGTGCGAGACCTTCTGACCCATGAGGCTGACAGGGTTGTGGTTGATTCAATGGCCGGATATGACCTGATCGACTCTTTCCTGAAAAAAATCGTTCCAGGGCACAGCATTCAGCTTGAATATTATGACGGCAAAGAGCCGATATTCGAGGCCTACAATCTTGAAGGCGACATATCAAGGGCTATGAAAAGAAAAGTATGGCTGAAATCAGGTGGTTATATAATCATTGAGCACACGGAAGCGCTTGTGGCCATTGATGTAAACACAGGACGCTATGTCGGAAAGCAGAACTTTGAGGAGACTGTTTTAAAAACAAACCTTGAGGCAGTAAAAGAAATAGCATATCAGGTAAGGCTTAGAAATCTTGGCGGAATTATAATCGTTGACTTCATAGACATGGAGAGCCTTGTTAACAGGGAGAAAGTCTACGCTGCGGTTAAAGACGCCATGAAGAACGACAAGAATAAGACCAATATTCTTCCCATGTCTGATATGGGAATAATCCAGATGACAAGGAAGCGGGTCAGGAAATCCCTGAACCGCATGCTTCGTGAGCCATGTTCATATTGCGACGGAAGCGGCTATCATCTTTCAAGACAGACAATCTGCTACAAGATTTACAGGGATGTTATAAAGCATTCCGGTGATTTTCGTGGTAAAAAATTCACTGTAAGGGTTCATCCTGATGTGGCTGAGATGCTTCATGGGGAAGAACGTGAAGTTGTATCAAATCTGGAAAGAAAACTGGGTCTCAAGGTGGAAATCTACCCTGAAAAAGTATTTCATATCGAGAATTATGAAATCATTGAATCCATGCTCGAATGA
- a CDS encoding cytochrome c biogenesis CcdA family protein, producing MYDNLTYPMAFMNGIMSFFSPCVLPLLPAFFTFITGYSLDELTQERDNKIIKKAVTYTIAYVLGFSSIFILMGASASFVGGYVTIHSNIIRVLGGIVIIILGIHMTGLVPIKILQMEKRLHLTDSPVHILETFVIGMAFAAGWSPCIGPFLASTLIIASSEGTAIQGVKLLAVYSAGLAIPFLIISLFINFVLTFLKKASKVLRYVNMIAGILLILTGIALVTDKLTMITILIGGQ from the coding sequence ATGTACGATAATCTAACTTATCCCATGGCTTTTATGAATGGAATCATGTCTTTTTTTTCACCATGCGTTCTTCCTCTTCTTCCGGCTTTTTTTACTTTTATAACCGGCTATTCCTTAGATGAACTCACCCAGGAAAGAGACAACAAAATAATCAAAAAAGCCGTGACATATACCATAGCCTACGTCCTGGGTTTTTCATCGATATTCATTCTTATGGGGGCATCCGCATCTTTTGTTGGAGGGTATGTCACTATCCACTCTAATATTATTCGAGTATTAGGCGGAATAGTTATTATAATACTCGGCATACACATGACAGGGCTTGTTCCCATAAAAATACTCCAGATGGAAAAACGCCTTCATCTCACTGACAGTCCTGTTCACATACTCGAAACCTTTGTCATTGGAATGGCTTTCGCTGCTGGGTGGAGTCCTTGCATAGGGCCATTTCTTGCCTCTACGTTAATCATAGCAAGCAGCGAGGGCACTGCCATCCAGGGGGTCAAACTGCTTGCGGTTTATTCGGCTGGACTTGCAATCCCATTCCTGATAATCTCGCTCTTCATTAACTTCGTGCTGACTTTCTTGAAAAAAGCATCGAAGGTACTCAGATATGTCAATATGATTGCTGGAATATTACTTATACTGACAGGAATAGCACTCGTTACTGACAAACTGACAATGATAACAATTTTAATAGGCGGACAATAA
- a CDS encoding transposase, whose amino-acid sequence MAKNMIQFQKGKSIHEFLSEYGTEDKCQDSLFRLRWPHGFSCPNCGGSKFCELKSRDLYQCHKCHHQASVKA is encoded by the coding sequence ATGGCAAAAAATATGATCCAATTTCAAAAAGGAAAGAGTATTCACGAATTCCTGTCCGAATATGGGACCGAAGATAAGTGCCAAGACTCATTATTCAGACTTAGATGGCCGCATGGTTTTAGTTGTCCGAATTGCGGCGGTTCGAAATTTTGCGAGCTCAAATCAAGAGATCTGTACCAATGCCACAAGTGTCACCATCAGGCGTCGGTAAAGGCC
- the jag gene encoding RNA-binding cell elongation regulator Jag/EloR, which translates to MKENKIFEGKSVDIAIENACKELRVSKDRLKYEIISYGSTGIFGIVGVKKAKIEVVMPETSAKHDDEHHEAKAGAKSLVDEAFSNGKKSKAPIAAKEALPIETASESDDDSAYEGFDDDEDDVDERMAAAVNELSDEVIEKGTIALQKIADAITEDASIRVVKEKDRLVYNIEGGDPSLLIGKRGQTLEAVQYLIDKLINRNADARVRVQVDVGGYLETRKKNLEGLALRLAEKAKKTGKPSTIGQMTAHDRRIVHLALKDDHGVRTQSMGEGYYRRLVIFPKRNSARRRRPVKKAEQAS; encoded by the coding sequence ATGAAAGAAAACAAGATTTTTGAAGGCAAATCTGTTGATATAGCAATAGAAAATGCCTGCAAGGAACTGAGAGTATCAAAGGACCGTCTGAAATATGAAATTATCTCTTACGGTTCCACAGGAATTTTTGGGATAGTGGGAGTCAAAAAAGCCAAGATCGAAGTTGTTATGCCTGAAACGTCTGCCAAACATGACGATGAGCACCATGAAGCAAAGGCAGGCGCAAAGTCTCTTGTGGATGAAGCTTTCAGCAACGGCAAAAAGTCAAAAGCACCTATAGCCGCAAAAGAGGCCCTTCCCATTGAAACTGCGTCAGAATCAGATGATGATTCCGCATACGAGGGCTTTGATGATGATGAAGATGATGTGGATGAGCGCATGGCTGCGGCGGTCAATGAACTTTCAGACGAAGTTATTGAAAAGGGTACCATTGCGCTCCAGAAGATTGCAGACGCAATTACGGAAGATGCTTCGATAAGAGTGGTTAAAGAAAAGGATCGCCTTGTTTACAATATCGAAGGCGGCGATCCCTCTCTCTTGATAGGAAAGAGAGGTCAGACCCTTGAAGCAGTTCAGTATCTTATAGATAAACTCATCAACAGGAATGCGGATGCAAGGGTCAGGGTTCAGGTTGATGTCGGCGGATATCTTGAAACAAGAAAAAAGAATCTTGAAGGGCTTGCTTTGAGACTCGCTGAAAAGGCTAAGAAAACAGGAAAGCCTTCAACAATAGGTCAGATGACAGCCCACGACAGAAGAATTGTTCATCTTGCTTTGAAAGATGATCACGGCGTGCGTACCCAGAGCATGGGCGAAGGATATTACAGAAGGCTCGTAATTTTTCCAAAGAGAAACTCGGCTCGAAGAAGAAGGCCGGTTAAAAAGGCAGAACAGGCAAGCTAA
- a CDS encoding Hsp20/alpha crystallin family protein — protein MAIVRWEPFRNVATLQDRINRMFDDVFTRAAAENDDEAVVGGWRPSVDIIDKTDSIVINAELPGVAKEDVSVEVKENILTLKGERKIEKEEADGLYYRKERLYGKFQRSFTLPMETDSEKIKASFKDGVLNLEIPKPEEKKPKQVTINIE, from the coding sequence ATGGCTATTGTGAGATGGGAACCATTCAGGAACGTGGCGACTCTTCAGGATAGAATTAACAGGATGTTTGATGATGTTTTTACACGCGCTGCCGCCGAAAATGACGACGAGGCTGTAGTCGGTGGATGGAGACCTTCTGTGGATATCATTGACAAGACAGATTCCATCGTCATAAATGCTGAGCTTCCAGGCGTTGCAAAGGAAGATGTTTCTGTGGAGGTTAAGGAAAATATATTGACCCTGAAGGGTGAGAGGAAAATCGAAAAAGAAGAAGCTGATGGACTCTATTACAGAAAGGAACGTTTATACGGAAAATTCCAGAGATCCTTTACCTTGCCAATGGAAACAGACAGTGAGAAAATTAAGGCTTCATTCAAGGACGGAGTTCTTAATCTTGAAATTCCGAAGCCAGAAGAGAAAAAACCAAAGCAGGTTACGATTAATATAGAATAG
- the yidC gene encoding membrane protein insertase YidC, producing MEQFRLLLAVVLCVAVFAIWSFFFSPPPKPIPDQAALTAETAAKPEEAPKMQEPDKKADVVSQPGVQMAMDRPAKTYSVDTPFFTAQFSDRGAALTHFTLKNYKETNKPDSPLKEMVSPEAFSGILQSGTANKSIKGMDEALYDAENAQPSVTVSDKETKLSFLWVSPEGIRVDKVFTFYPDKPFFKYVVGLTNTSNINFKDGLILSMTDHYGAKKKMGFEGPAAYLGKALETVDTEKLKEKDSDLSGKITWVASLDRYFMKAIIPDAQQQNGHLQSKKNADGTVRILFTGDEKIIKPGEKSEFAFDIYIGSKRLETLKTIGKKLDAAVDFGWFDIIAKFCLLVMNMIHKLIPNYGIAVILLTVLIKLLLWPLGNKSYKAMGAMKKLQPEINKIREKYEHDKTRMNQEIMALYKTYKVNPMSGCLPLLAQMPIFIGLYRMLYESVELRHAPFYGWITDLSAPDRLFNFSFSIWGIDPPTGIPVLTLIMGVTMFLQQKMSPPAGGDPMQAKMFLYFMPVMMTLIFVNFPAGLVLYWLVNNIISIAQQYYTQKSNS from the coding sequence ATGGAACAATTCCGCTTGTTACTTGCTGTTGTACTGTGTGTTGCCGTTTTTGCCATATGGAGCTTTTTTTTCAGTCCTCCGCCCAAACCGATTCCTGACCAGGCCGCATTAACCGCAGAAACAGCTGCAAAGCCTGAAGAGGCGCCCAAAATGCAGGAGCCTGATAAAAAGGCAGACGTCGTTTCCCAGCCAGGAGTACAGATGGCTATGGACAGGCCTGCAAAAACCTACTCAGTAGACACCCCTTTTTTTACGGCACAGTTTTCTGACCGCGGGGCAGCTCTTACCCATTTCACTTTAAAAAACTACAAGGAAACCAATAAGCCTGATTCGCCTTTAAAGGAAATGGTCTCACCAGAAGCATTTTCAGGTATTCTTCAGTCTGGCACAGCCAATAAATCGATAAAGGGTATGGACGAAGCTCTTTATGACGCTGAAAATGCCCAGCCCTCAGTTACTGTATCTGACAAGGAAACCAAACTGTCTTTCTTATGGGTTTCTCCCGAAGGAATAAGAGTTGACAAGGTTTTTACATTTTATCCTGATAAACCTTTTTTTAAATATGTTGTGGGATTGACAAATACTTCAAACATTAATTTCAAGGACGGCCTGATTCTCTCAATGACGGATCATTACGGCGCCAAGAAAAAAATGGGATTCGAAGGACCTGCCGCATATCTTGGCAAGGCGCTGGAAACAGTTGATACGGAAAAGCTCAAGGAAAAGGATTCTGATCTTTCCGGGAAAATAACATGGGTGGCGTCCCTCGACAGATACTTCATGAAGGCCATCATTCCGGATGCCCAGCAGCAGAACGGACATCTTCAGTCAAAAAAGAATGCTGACGGAACGGTTCGGATTTTATTCACAGGCGATGAAAAAATCATAAAGCCGGGAGAAAAGTCAGAGTTTGCATTTGATATCTATATCGGTTCCAAAAGACTTGAAACTCTCAAAACAATTGGCAAGAAGCTTGACGCAGCCGTAGATTTCGGATGGTTTGATATAATCGCCAAGTTCTGTCTTCTTGTGATGAATATGATCCACAAGCTGATTCCAAACTATGGTATTGCTGTCATTCTGCTCACCGTACTCATAAAACTTCTTCTCTGGCCTCTTGGCAACAAAAGCTATAAGGCAATGGGCGCCATGAAGAAGCTTCAGCCTGAAATAAACAAGATCCGTGAAAAATATGAGCATGATAAGACAAGAATGAACCAGGAGATCATGGCCCTGTACAAGACTTACAAGGTAAATCCCATGAGCGGATGTCTTCCTCTTCTTGCCCAGATGCCTATTTTTATCGGTCTTTACCGAATGCTGTATGAATCTGTTGAACTCAGACATGCTCCTTTTTATGGATGGATAACCGATCTGTCTGCTCCAGACAGACTTTTTAATTTTAGTTTTTCAATTTGGGGCATTGACCCTCCGACAGGTATTCCTGTCCTCACCCTAATTATGGGCGTCACAATGTTTCTTCAGCAGAAGATGTCGCCCCCAGCTGGCGGAGATCCGATGCAGGCAAAGATGTTTCTGTATTTCATGCCTGTAATGATGACCTTGATATTTGTAAATTTCCCCGCAGGGCTCGTTCTTTACTGGTTGGTGAACAATATCATTTCAATTGCCCAGCAGTATTACACTCAGAAGAGTAATTCGTAA
- a CDS encoding NUDIX hydrolase, producing MTRLTTQTIADSISGAETIKSSISLKYKKKASVFLLITNIDDPEVLFIQKADNPGYPWRNQPAFPGGHVDQAETTLEAAYREIEEELAIPSHDVESIDSLGYYETINNTVLEAFAGMWNGKSKISHDMSEISRVVMVKVKDLLKIHESNNFADREPSLYELIYSINGIEVWGVTARIVHKFLEIIRKYQNHGSFSINA from the coding sequence ATGACAAGACTCACAACTCAGACTATTGCAGATTCAATATCCGGCGCCGAGACAATCAAGTCCTCCATTTCCTTGAAGTACAAAAAAAAGGCCAGTGTTTTTCTCCTTATTACCAATATTGATGATCCGGAAGTTCTTTTTATCCAGAAGGCAGACAATCCAGGCTATCCATGGAGAAACCAGCCTGCGTTTCCGGGCGGACATGTCGATCAGGCCGAAACAACCCTTGAAGCCGCTTACAGGGAAATAGAGGAAGAACTCGCAATACCTTCCCATGATGTAGAAAGCATTGATTCACTTGGATATTACGAAACAATCAACAATACGGTACTTGAGGCATTTGCCGGCATGTGGAATGGAAAAAGCAAAATCAGCCATGATATGTCTGAAATATCAAGGGTGGTTATGGTAAAGGTAAAAGATCTTTTAAAAATCCATGAATCGAATAATTTTGCAGATCGGGAGCCCAGCCTTTACGAACTTATATATTCCATAAACGGAATTGAGGTATGGGGCGTGACCGCAAGAATAGTCCACAAGTTCCTTGAAATCATAAGAAAATATCAGAATCACGGGTCTTTTTCAATAAATGCCTGA
- the mnmE gene encoding tRNA uridine-5-carboxymethylaminomethyl(34) synthesis GTPase MnmE gives MKNNLTDFSTIAAIATPPGNGGVGIIRISGPESLSILRNIFAATSLEITKTGIFESHRMYHGRIFDPSCREVIDEVLAVYMKAPRSFTAENVVEIQGHGGSYVLGRILSIVIDQGARIAEPGEFTMRAFLNGRIDLTQAEGVLDLIEASSDQALKLAASQIGGGIRDKIKDLRDRLRNVHAGLEALIDFPDETEDAMELSASADEVEKNIVPEMKAFLKTYEETRFLRDGVKLVIAGPPNAGKSSLMNALTGEERSIVTSIPGTTRDLVRERLSLAGTPVLVTDTAGLRESEDEVESIGISLTRKALSEADAVLWVMDITKGIDEKMSETIRSFPVKHGILVWNKADLAGIKQHDSTGFDNMPGIMVSAKTGNGLEFLKQTMIELLLSDSSAEKSGIALNLRHKNLLESAISHANRSIEAIRFSGSVELAAEDLRESVGALDAILGENMKADILDDIFSRFCIGK, from the coding sequence ATGAAAAATAATCTTACGGATTTTTCAACAATTGCAGCAATAGCCACTCCTCCTGGAAATGGCGGAGTCGGAATTATTCGAATATCCGGCCCTGAGAGTCTTTCGATACTCAGAAATATTTTCGCGGCTACATCCTTAGAAATAACCAAAACCGGAATTTTCGAATCTCACAGGATGTACCACGGTAGGATATTTGATCCATCCTGCCGAGAGGTCATTGATGAGGTTCTTGCCGTATACATGAAAGCACCGAGATCATTTACAGCAGAAAATGTCGTTGAAATACAAGGACATGGCGGATCATATGTCCTTGGCCGGATACTGTCCATAGTGATTGATCAGGGGGCAAGGATCGCTGAGCCAGGCGAGTTCACAATGAGGGCGTTTCTAAATGGCCGGATTGATCTTACCCAGGCAGAAGGTGTGCTCGATCTTATTGAAGCCTCGTCGGATCAGGCCCTTAAACTTGCGGCGAGCCAGATTGGCGGCGGAATCAGGGATAAAATAAAAGATCTTAGGGACAGGCTGCGCAATGTCCACGCAGGGCTTGAGGCTCTGATTGATTTCCCTGATGAAACTGAAGATGCCATGGAGCTTTCTGCCAGTGCAGATGAGGTGGAAAAAAATATCGTACCAGAAATGAAGGCTTTTCTGAAAACATATGAAGAAACCAGATTTTTGCGTGATGGCGTCAAACTGGTCATTGCCGGCCCGCCAAATGCAGGCAAGTCAAGTCTTATGAACGCACTTACAGGTGAAGAAAGATCCATAGTGACATCCATCCCAGGAACAACAAGGGATCTTGTCAGGGAAAGGCTTAGTCTTGCAGGCACACCCGTGCTTGTTACAGATACCGCCGGCCTCAGGGAGTCTGAGGACGAGGTTGAATCAATAGGCATCAGTCTTACAAGAAAGGCATTATCAGAAGCTGATGCCGTTCTCTGGGTTATGGATATCACAAAGGGAATTGATGAAAAAATGTCTGAAACAATCAGATCCTTTCCTGTTAAGCACGGAATACTTGTATGGAATAAGGCCGATCTGGCCGGGATAAAGCAACATGACAGCACAGGATTTGATAATATGCCGGGCATTATGGTTTCGGCAAAGACAGGGAATGGTCTCGAATTTCTGAAGCAAACAATGATTGAGCTTCTTTTGTCAGATTCATCCGCCGAGAAATCAGGGATTGCACTTAATTTAAGGCACAAGAACCTTTTGGAGTCGGCCATTTCCCATGCGAACAGATCCATCGAAGCCATAAGATTTTCGGGTTCTGTTGAGCTTGCAGCAGAGGATCTTAGGGAATCTGTGGGGGCATTGGACGCTATTCTTGGTGAGAATATGAAGGCGGATATCCTTGATGATATTTTCAGCAGATTCTGCATCGGGAAATAA
- the rnpA gene encoding ribonuclease P protein component, whose product MIKKVFQKKDRLLIRSEFERIKSSGMKAQDRHLFAVFTPSETGRTRIGITVTKRVGNSVIRNRIRRFVREFYRLNRQLVKGAWDINFIARHSAAEAAHEDINACLMRICRKISDSYAD is encoded by the coding sequence GTGATTAAAAAAGTATTTCAAAAAAAAGACCGGTTATTGATTAGATCAGAATTCGAGCGGATAAAAAGCTCGGGTATGAAGGCCCAGGACAGGCATCTGTTTGCCGTATTTACTCCTTCTGAGACGGGAAGGACCAGAATCGGCATAACTGTTACAAAGAGGGTCGGTAACTCTGTCATCAGGAACAGGATAAGAAGATTTGTCAGGGAATTTTACCGACTGAACCGACAGCTTGTCAAAGGGGCATGGGATATTAACTTTATTGCTCGTCATTCAGCCGCCGAAGCCGCACATGAGGATATCAACGCGTGCCTGATGAGAATATGCAGAAAAATATCAGACAGCTATGCTGATTAA
- the rpmH gene encoding 50S ribosomal protein L34: MKRTYQPSRIKKARTHGFRSRMATVGGRNIIKRRRAKGRKRLGL; this comes from the coding sequence ATGAAAAGAACTTATCAGCCTAGTAGAATCAAGAAAGCAAGGACCCACGGATTCCGTAGCCGCATGGCAACCGTAGGTGGACGTAACATCATTAAGCGCAGAAGAGCCAAGGGCAGAAAGCGTCTTGGTCTTTAA
- the proC gene encoding pyrroline-5-carboxylate reductase, giving the protein MKTEIGFIGSGNMAEAIMAGIIKTGLCKAECIIASDKSRDRIDYLGRSLGIKAASSNKEVFETSKVIILSVKPQNMKEILEDIRPEANTSEKKIIISIAAGVQISFIESVLYSNIEKKNEKQFPVSRVMPNTPGLAGAGMTGICFNRNISDLDAETVKNIFGSMGKTLICSEPDMDGITAMSGSGPAYVFYFMESMISAGKELGFSDDESLLLTLETIKGAVKLMETQNEAPESLRKKVTSPGGTTEAAIKHMESAGVKTEIVKGIIAASSRSKELSKLLSN; this is encoded by the coding sequence ATGAAGACAGAAATTGGTTTCATTGGATCCGGGAACATGGCTGAAGCCATAATGGCAGGGATTATTAAAACCGGGCTCTGCAAAGCTGAATGCATAATTGCGTCTGACAAATCAAGGGACAGGATTGATTACCTCGGAAGATCCCTGGGTATCAAAGCTGCTTCAAGCAATAAAGAAGTCTTTGAGACTTCTAAAGTAATCATTTTGTCAGTAAAACCTCAAAATATGAAAGAGATTCTTGAAGATATAAGACCTGAAGCAAATACCTCCGAGAAAAAAATCATCATTAGCATAGCCGCTGGAGTACAAATCAGCTTTATAGAAAGCGTTCTTTATTCAAATATTGAAAAGAAAAATGAAAAGCAATTTCCTGTGTCAAGAGTCATGCCCAACACACCCGGACTTGCCGGAGCCGGAATGACGGGAATATGCTTTAACCGGAATATTTCTGACTTGGACGCGGAAACCGTTAAGAACATATTTGGATCAATGGGCAAAACGCTGATCTGCTCCGAGCCTGATATGGACGGGATAACTGCCATGTCTGGCTCTGGCCCTGCATATGTATTTTATTTCATGGAATCCATGATTTCTGCGGGAAAAGAACTTGGGTTCAGCGATGACGAAAGCCTTCTTTTGACCTTAGAAACCATAAAGGGAGCTGTCAAACTGATGGAAACCCAGAACGAAGCGCCGGAGTCCCTCAGAAAAAAGGTTACCTCTCCAGGAGGTACAACAGAAGCTGCAATAAAACATATGGAGTCAGCGGGCGTTAAAACAGAAATAGTTAAAGGGATCATTGCTGCATCATCAAGATCAAAAGAACTCAGCAAGCTCTTGAGCAATTGA